From the genome of Faecalibacterium prausnitzii:
TTCGGTATCACCCCGAACGAGAAGGCTGTCCACATTGCGGTGGTGAACTTCCTGGCCAACCAGCGTCAGGGCACCCAGAACACCAAGATCCGCATGGAGGTTTCCGGCGGCGGCAAGAAGCCTTGGCGTCAGAAGGGCACCGGCCACGCTCGTCAGGGCTCCATCCGTGCTCCCCAGTGGACCCACGGTGGTGTTGCTCTGGGCCCCAAGCCCCGCAGCTACAACTACCACATCAACAACAAGGTCAAGCGCCTGGCTCTGCTGAGCGTTCTGTCCGACAAGGCTGCCAATGGCAACATGGTCGTTGTTGACAAGTTCGCTTGCGATGAGTACAAGACCAAGACCGTGGTTGCAATGCTGAACGCCGTTGGCGCCGGCAAGAAGAACCTGCTGGTCAATGAGACTGTCGATGCAAAGTTCGTCAAGAGCGCTGGCAACATTGCCGGTGTCAAGACCACCTTCGCTGGCAGCGTGAATACCTATGACGTGCTGAACGCCGACAAGCTGATCATCAGCGTCGACGCAGCAAAGAAGCTTGAGGAGGTGCTTGGCTAATGAAAACCGCACATGATATCATCCTGAAGCCGGTCATTACCGAGAACTCCATGGCTGGCATCGCCGACAAGAAGTACACCTTCAAGGTCGCTACCGACGCTACCAAGGTCGAGATCGCTCAGGCAGTCGAGACCCTGTTCCCCGGCGCTAAGGTCGCAAAGGTCAACACCATTTCTGTGCGTGGCCGCTTCCGCCGCCAGGGCATGCACGCAGGCTACACTGCTGCATCCAAGAAGGCCATCGTCACCCTGACCAAGGACTCCAAGGAGATCGAGTTCTTCAACAGCATGGTCTGATCGAACCCACCGAGGGTTCCTCTATGGGGATATGACCCCGATAATAATTCATAAGATAAACAAAGGAGAATAGCATTATGGCTATCAAGAAGTATGGCCCCACTACTCCGGGCCGCCGCGGCATGACCGTCACGGATTACAGCGTCCTGAGCAAGGTCGCTCCTGAGCGCAGCCTGCTGGAGCCCATGAAGAAGCACAGCGGCCGCAACAACACCGGCCGCATCACCGTCCGTCACCAGGGCGGCGGCAACCGCACCAAGTATCGTGTCATCGACTTCAAGCGTCAGAAGACCGATATCCCTGCTACCGTCAAGACCCTGGAGTACGATCCGAACCGCAGCGCATTCATCGCTCTGGTCGAGTACACCGATGGCGTCAAGAGCTACATCATCGCTCCCGACGGCCTGAAGGTCGGCGATGTGATCCTGAGCGGCAAGGGTGCCGACATCAAGCCCGGCAACTGCCTGCCCTTCGAGAACATCCCCGTCGGTACCATCATCCACAACATCGAGCTGTATCCCGGCCGCGGTGCTCAGCTGGTTCGTTCCGCTGGCAACATGGCTCAGCTGATGGCAAAGGAGAACGGCTACGCACTGGTTCGTCTGCCCTCCGGTGAGATGCGCAACGTGCCCCTCAACTGCACTGCAGTCGTCGGCCAGGTTTCCAACATCGACCACGAGAACGTCAACCTGGGCAAGGCTGGCCGCAAGCGCCACATGGGCGTCCGTCCCGGCAGCCGCGGTACCGTCATGAACCCCTGCGACCACCCCCACGGCGGTGGCGAGGGCCGCGCACCTGTTGGTCACTCCGGTCCTATGACTCCCTGGGGCAAGCCCGCTCTGGGTCTCAAGACTCGCAAGCATCATAAGCGCTCCGATAAGCTGATCGTGAAGCGTGCAGGTAAGTAAGAGAGGAGTTTAAGACAATGGGTAGAAGCATTAAAAAAGGACCTTTCGTCCAGGCTGCTCTTCTGAAGCACGTTGAAGCGATGAACGCTTCCGGCAAGAAGCAGGTCATCAAGACCTGGAGCCGCGCCTCCACGATCTTCCCCGAATTCGTTGGTCACACCTTTGCCGTCCACGACGGCCGCAAGCATGTGCCTGTGTACGTGACCGAGGATATGGTTGGCCACAAGCTGGGTGAGTTCGTTCCCACCCGCACCTTTAAGGGCCACACCGGTAATTCGAAGTAAGAGAAGGAGGAACACAACATGGAAGCTCGGGCAATTCTTCGTTATGCCCGCATTAGTCCTCGTAAGGTGTCCATCGTTATGGATCTGATCCGTAACAAGCCCCTGGACGAAGCGCTGGCAATCCTGCAGTACACCCCGAAGGCCGCTTGTGAGCCCCTTCTGAAGCTGGTGAAGTCTGCAGCCGCAAATGCGGAAAACAACTTCAATATGGACAAGAACAACCTCTACGTCGCCGAGTGCTACGTCTGCCCCGGCCCGACGCTGAAGCGCATGATGCCTCGTGCACAGGGCCGCGGCTACCGCATCCTGAAGCGCACCAGCCACATGACCGTTGTTCTGAAAGAGAAAGAGTAAGGAGGGAAAACAATGGGCCAGAAAGTAAATCCGCACGGCATTCGTGTCGGCGTTATTAAAGACTGGGACAGCCGCTGGTTTGCCTCCAAGAAGGATTTCAGCGATAACCTCGTCGAGGATCACAAGATCCGCACTGAGCTGAAGGCTCAGCTGAAGGACGCTGGCGTCCCCAAGATCGAGATCGAGCGCACTGTGGATCCTTCCACTTCCGCTCCCCGCGTCACCGTCAACATCTACTGCGCAAAGCCCGGCATGGTCATCGGCAAGGGCGGCGAAGAGCGCGTTGCACTCCAGAACAAGCTGACCAAAGAGTATGGCAAGACCGTGATCGTCAATGTCATCGAGGTCAAGAGCGCTTCCACCAACGCTCAGCTGGTTGCTGAGGACATCGCTCGTCAGCTGGAGAACCGCGTGACCTTCCGCCGTGCCATGAAGCAGTGCATGCGCAATGCCATGAGCCCCCGCGATCGTTCTACCGTTCCCGCAAAGGGCATCAAGGCAATGTGCTCCGGCCGTCTGGGCGGCGCTGATATCGCTCGTACCGAGAGCTATCATGAGGGCACCATCCCCCTGCAGACCCTGCGTGCCGACATCGACTACGGCTTTGCAGAGGCTGCTACCACCTACGGCCGCATCGGCGTCAAGGTGTGGGTCTACAAGGGCGAGGTCCTGAAGAGCGCTAAGACCGCTCAGAAGAAGGAAGGAGGCAACAAGTAATGTTACTGCCTAAGCGTGTTAAGTACCGCCGCGTTCAGCGCGGCCGCATGACCGGCAAGGCTACCCGCGGCAACGTGGTGTGCCAGGGCCAGTACGGCCTTGTTGCTCTGGAGCCGGCATGGATCTCTTCCACTCAGATCGAGGCTGCCCGTGTTGCGATGACTCGTTACATCAAGCGCGGCGGCAAGGTCTGGATCAAGATCTTCCCCGATAAGCCCGTTACCGAGAAGCCCGCTGAGACCCGAATGGGTTCTGGTAAAGGCTCTCCCGAATACTGGGTCGCTGTGGTCAAGCCCGGCCGCGTTCTGTTCGAGCTGGCAGATGTCGATGAGGCAACTGCTCGTGAGGCTCTGCGCCTGGCTATGCACAAGCTGCCCATCAAGTGCAAATTTGTGGTCCGTGAGGACTCCGTGAAGGAGGATGGCACCAATGAAGGCTAATGAACTCCGCGAGATGCAGACCGCAGAGCTGACCAGCAAGCTGGCAGATCTGAAGGCTGAGCTGTTTAACCTGCGCTTCCAGCATGCCATCAACCAGCTGGAGAACCCCGGCCGCATCGAAGCAGTCAAGAAGGACATCGCCCGCGTGATGACCGTTCTGGCTGAGAAGCAGTAAGGAGGTTAAACGATGGAAGAACGTAATCTGAGAAAGACCCGCGTCGGCGTTGTCGTGTCCGACAAG
Proteins encoded in this window:
- the rplW gene encoding 50S ribosomal protein L23 codes for the protein MKTAHDIILKPVITENSMAGIADKKYTFKVATDATKVEIAQAVETLFPGAKVAKVNTISVRGRFRRQGMHAGYTAASKKAIVTLTKDSKEIEFFNSMV
- the rplV gene encoding 50S ribosomal protein L22 produces the protein MEARAILRYARISPRKVSIVMDLIRNKPLDEALAILQYTPKAACEPLLKLVKSAAANAENNFNMDKNNLYVAECYVCPGPTLKRMMPRAQGRGYRILKRTSHMTVVLKEKE
- the rpmC gene encoding 50S ribosomal protein L29, translated to MKANELREMQTAELTSKLADLKAELFNLRFQHAINQLENPGRIEAVKKDIARVMTVLAEKQ
- the rplB gene encoding 50S ribosomal protein L2 produces the protein MAIKKYGPTTPGRRGMTVTDYSVLSKVAPERSLLEPMKKHSGRNNTGRITVRHQGGGNRTKYRVIDFKRQKTDIPATVKTLEYDPNRSAFIALVEYTDGVKSYIIAPDGLKVGDVILSGKGADIKPGNCLPFENIPVGTIIHNIELYPGRGAQLVRSAGNMAQLMAKENGYALVRLPSGEMRNVPLNCTAVVGQVSNIDHENVNLGKAGRKRHMGVRPGSRGTVMNPCDHPHGGGEGRAPVGHSGPMTPWGKPALGLKTRKHHKRSDKLIVKRAGK
- the rplD gene encoding 50S ribosomal protein L4 — its product is MAKFNVVDMNGQHVSEIELSDAVFGITPNEKAVHIAVVNFLANQRQGTQNTKIRMEVSGGGKKPWRQKGTGHARQGSIRAPQWTHGGVALGPKPRSYNYHINNKVKRLALLSVLSDKAANGNMVVVDKFACDEYKTKTVVAMLNAVGAGKKNLLVNETVDAKFVKSAGNIAGVKTTFAGSVNTYDVLNADKLIISVDAAKKLEEVLG
- the rpsC gene encoding 30S ribosomal protein S3; amino-acid sequence: MGQKVNPHGIRVGVIKDWDSRWFASKKDFSDNLVEDHKIRTELKAQLKDAGVPKIEIERTVDPSTSAPRVTVNIYCAKPGMVIGKGGEERVALQNKLTKEYGKTVIVNVIEVKSASTNAQLVAEDIARQLENRVTFRRAMKQCMRNAMSPRDRSTVPAKGIKAMCSGRLGGADIARTESYHEGTIPLQTLRADIDYGFAEAATTYGRIGVKVWVYKGEVLKSAKTAQKKEGGNK
- the rpsS gene encoding 30S ribosomal protein S19; translated protein: MGRSIKKGPFVQAALLKHVEAMNASGKKQVIKTWSRASTIFPEFVGHTFAVHDGRKHVPVYVTEDMVGHKLGEFVPTRTFKGHTGNSK
- the rplP gene encoding 50S ribosomal protein L16; this translates as MLLPKRVKYRRVQRGRMTGKATRGNVVCQGQYGLVALEPAWISSTQIEAARVAMTRYIKRGGKVWIKIFPDKPVTEKPAETRMGSGKGSPEYWVAVVKPGRVLFELADVDEATAREALRLAMHKLPIKCKFVVREDSVKEDGTNEG